Proteins co-encoded in one Sebastes umbrosus isolate fSebUmb1 chromosome 20, fSebUmb1.pri, whole genome shotgun sequence genomic window:
- the LOC119479614 gene encoding plexin domain-containing protein 1-like: protein MGLCAVLLICLSQAELGRVWAQEHQDAQSGTPLQTDGGLSGFHRTRRDQQTPHKHREARDTEGRGLDISTLSDNMTRVVEDSQRYYTWQAFGPTESQTEDLWVDLNTLHKSQVQIHGILSNAHRQAARVALSFDFPFYGHHLRQIIVATGGFIFMGDITHRMLTATQYIAPLMANFDPSFSKNSTVRYSDNGNLFVVQWDKVQLKDREAEGAFTFQAVLHINGTIVFNYRDIPIPVENMNSTEHPVKVGLSEAFMARLPSSQLSEANRRTIYEYHRVEINITKIANRSSFEFTPLPTCPQHTTCDLCLTSNLTTGCGWCNTLQRCSDGIDRHRQEWLDYNCPEEAKATCEDYIPVLPEGSTSSFNLSSPGPTLSSAVIDDQPVTKDIQTSPPNNKGITENTAIIAGVVAALVLLVILTLLAVYYINTHPTVAPPFYLMQRRTNNYWPSMKFRNQGCHSSYAEVELGGHEKEGFIEAEQCC, encoded by the exons ATGGGGCTTTGTGCTGTTCTCCTCATCTGTCTCTCCCAGGCTGAGCTGGGGAGAGTCTGGGCTCAAGAGCATCAAG ATGCACAGAGTGGGACGCCTCTGCAGACAGATGGGGGTCTGTCCGGTTTTCATAGAACCAGGAGGGACCAGCAGaccccacacaaacacagagaagccCGCGACACTGAAGGAAGAGGACTTGATATCAGtaccctgtctgacaacatgacACGCGTCGTG GAGGACTCCCAGCGGTACTACACATGGCAGGCTTTTGGTCCAACAGAGAGCCAGACTGAGGACTTGTGGGTAGATCTGAACACCCTGCACAAGAGCCAAGTCCAGATCCACGGCATACTGTCCAACGCACACCGGCAGGCAGCG AGGGTGGCGCTTTCTTTTGATTTCCCTTTTTACGGACACCACTTGAGACAAATCATCGTAGCGACTGGCG GGTTCATCTTCATGGGGGACATAACTCATCGAATGTTGACTGCCACGCAGTACATCGCTCCCCTCATGGCCAACTTTGACCCCAGCTTCTCCAAAAACTCAACAGTGAGGTACTCGGACAACG GTAATCTATTTGTGGTGCAGTGGGACAAAGTGCAGCTAAAGGACCGAGAGGCTGAAGGAGCTTTTACTTTCCAGGCGGTCCTCCACATAAATGGAACCATTGTCTTCAACTACAGAGAC ATCCCCATACCGGTGGAGAATATGAATTCCACCGAGCATCCAGTGAAAGTGGGACTGTCTGAAGCTTTCATGGCACGCCTCCCGTCCTCACAGCTCTCAG AAGCGAATCGCCGTACTATCTACGAGTATCATCGTGTTGAGATCAACATCACAAAGATTGCTAACAGATCGTCTTTTGAGTTCACGCCTCTGCCCA CTTGTCCTCAACACACAACCTGCGATCTCTGCCTAACATCCAACCTGACAACTGGCTGCGGCTGGTGCAACACACTTCAACG ATGTTCTGACGGTATCGACCGGCATAGACAAGAGTGGTTAGATTATAACTGCCCTGAAGAG GCAAAAGCCACATGTGAGGACTACATCCCGGTGCTACCTGAGGGATCTACGAGCTCCTTCAACCTGTCTTCTCCAGGTCCAACACTTTCTTCAGCAGTGATCGATGACCAGCCCGTCACTAAAG ATATACAGACGAGTCCACCGAACAATAAGGGGATAACAGAGAACACGGCCATTATAGCAGGTGTAGTGGCTGCACTGGTTCTGCTGGTCATTCTGACCTTACTGGCCGTCTACTACATCAACACACATCCCACAGTTGCTCCGCCGTTCTACCTCATGCAG AGACGCACCAATAACTACTGGCCCTCCATGAAGTTCCGCAACCAGGGCTGTCACTCCAGCTACGCCGAGGTCGAGCTTGGGGGTCATGAAAAGGAAGGTTTCATTGAAGCTGAGCAGTGCTGCTAA
- the LOC119479615 gene encoding testis-expressed protein 47 isoform X2 produces the protein MSDVFLGEIRERIVLQRLIVVSRLPHDLADRKELGGHYGKLSFQICKQHIWDPMTGLLLIYPSCLLHVVESSRDVLLSVLKDLNDIQQQPDGALVEASKVVFVVHNPQSRLFQQWSYKVLGADRGPGDSGTKGLEEEEESTETLVCTVLSVLQKLGEHLEISKKGVPTSVLDKSPELIVPQEVLNKLLTRDELLTPQQYLQMYNSPLNISMDFGRARRSSLNTI, from the exons ATGTCTGATGTGTTTCTCGGGGAAATAAGAGAG AGGATCGTGCTACAGCGGCTGATAGTGGTTTCTCGGCTCCCCCACGATCTTGCTGACAGGAAAGAACTGGGAG GTCATTACGGAAAACTCAGCTTCCAGATATGTAAACAGCATATATGGGATCCTATGACGGGCCTGCTGCTAATTTATCCATCCTGTCTGCTGCATGTCGTTGAA TCATCTAGGGACGTTCTGCTTTCTGTTTTGAAAGACCTGAACGACATTCAACAACAGCCAGACGG AGCGTTGGTGGAAGCTTCCAAGGTTGTGTTTGTGGTACATAACCCTCAAAGCCGGCTGTTCCAACAGTGGAGCTACAAG GTGCTCGGTGCAGATCGGGGGCCCGGGGACTCTGGGACTAAGGgactggaggaagaggaagagagcacGGAGACTCTGGTTTGTACGGTCCTGTCAGTGCTGCAGAAGCTGGGTGAACACCTGGAGATATCTAAGAAG GGTGTTCCTACGTCAGTGCTGGATAAGTCTCCGGAGCTGATCGTCCCTCAGGAGGTTCTCAACAAGCTTTTGACCCGAGACGAGCTCCTGACTCCACAGCAATACCTCCAGATGTACAACTCACCGTTAAACATCAGCATGGACTTTG GACGAGCCAGACGCAGCAGCCTCAACACAATTTAA
- the LOC119479615 gene encoding testis-expressed protein 47 isoform X1 codes for MEEMTAEDQTEEKTGTSLFHQVMAQRKDLEEDMRIVLQRLIVVSRLPHDLADRKELGGHYGKLSFQICKQHIWDPMTGLLLIYPSCLLHVVESSRDVLLSVLKDLNDIQQQPDGALVEASKVVFVVHNPQSRLFQQWSYKVLGADRGPGDSGTKGLEEEEESTETLVCTVLSVLQKLGEHLEISKKGVPTSVLDKSPELIVPQEVLNKLLTRDELLTPQQYLQMYNSPLNISMDFGRARRSSLNTI; via the exons ATGGAGGAAATGACAGCAGAGgatcagacagaggagaaaaCTGGGACTAGTTTATTTCACCAGgttatggcacagaggaaggaTCTGGAAGAAGATATG AGGATCGTGCTACAGCGGCTGATAGTGGTTTCTCGGCTCCCCCACGATCTTGCTGACAGGAAAGAACTGGGAG GTCATTACGGAAAACTCAGCTTCCAGATATGTAAACAGCATATATGGGATCCTATGACGGGCCTGCTGCTAATTTATCCATCCTGTCTGCTGCATGTCGTTGAA TCATCTAGGGACGTTCTGCTTTCTGTTTTGAAAGACCTGAACGACATTCAACAACAGCCAGACGG AGCGTTGGTGGAAGCTTCCAAGGTTGTGTTTGTGGTACATAACCCTCAAAGCCGGCTGTTCCAACAGTGGAGCTACAAG GTGCTCGGTGCAGATCGGGGGCCCGGGGACTCTGGGACTAAGGgactggaggaagaggaagagagcacGGAGACTCTGGTTTGTACGGTCCTGTCAGTGCTGCAGAAGCTGGGTGAACACCTGGAGATATCTAAGAAG GGTGTTCCTACGTCAGTGCTGGATAAGTCTCCGGAGCTGATCGTCCCTCAGGAGGTTCTCAACAAGCTTTTGACCCGAGACGAGCTCCTGACTCCACAGCAATACCTCCAGATGTACAACTCACCGTTAAACATCAGCATGGACTTTG GACGAGCCAGACGCAGCAGCCTCAACACAATTTAA